In the genome of Stomoxys calcitrans chromosome 4, idStoCalc2.1, whole genome shotgun sequence, the window CTGATTCCatcaagacatgtccgtctgttcgtctatccCACCGTTTGTCCACATTAACCTTGGAAATACATACATCATACTACAAGTACAAATTATTTGCATATACTattggatttatttttataaggaTCGCAACGCAAGTAATGTtcacttttttcaataaaatactttttCTTTTAATGGTCGggtgcaaaatattttgtaggttaggttaggttgaaaggagagtgcagatattaatccgccccatgccactatcggcttgttgtgcgctctaaaaactataaagtaacctctaaaaagaaactttggatacccaccacctcaggtatatacgtaaaccacctttcgtcaaaatccggtgaaaaatacataccttatgcccatagcagctatatggaaatatgttccgatttggaccaaatactaataaatacaagtcattgctcaaattcgtataataaaatattgattttttagtagctatatctaaaaataagccaATCTGAATCttttacgacacggatgtcgaaaagcctaaaataaatcactgtgtcaaatttcagtcaaagcggatcttaaatgtgtattttatggggccaagactttaaatcgtgatatcggtctatatgacagctatatctaaatctggaccgatctgagccaaatcgaagaagagtgtcgaagggcagaacacaactcactgtccccaatttcgtcgacatcggacattaaatgcggctttcatgggcccaaagccttaaatcgagagatcggtctatattgcagctatatccaaatctagaccgatctaagccaaattgacgaaggatgtcgagtggcctaacacaactcactgtcccaaatttcagcaaaatcggataataaatatggtttttatgggcctaagaccctaaatgggaggatcggtatatgtggcagttatttttaaatctggaccgatctgggccaaattgcagaaacatatcgaagagcctaacacaactcactcacccagtaaaatcggatgataaatgtggcttttatgggcctaaatggatattttgatgtgttgcgaacggaatgacaaaatgaatatacccgcatcTTTCGGTGttcggtataaaaaaaattaaaaaacaacagTTAGGGAAAACGAGTTTACAACAAATTGACAAACTAAGTTGAAAGCGATTCTTGATTGGAAAACGAACATCCCACCCAGATAGGTTTTGGGCTAGCACAGGTTAACTTGTAATTAATGTACATATGGCAGTTCCATCTGATCaccatgaaatttggcagattTCTTGACTGCcaagttcagatttagatacagctctcttTTCATAATTTTGCTCAATGCTTTCCTCTCGATTAACAATATTTTTACGGATTTGGGTCAATAttggttaaaatttcttttgtcAGCGCATTTATCaaacaattttctcaaaattttacacaatgcccTCTTCAATGACTTTCAGATCCAGAttcaaattttggttgaaatcggttcagattaagattattttatgttcgTTCAATTTTAAGTAGtactcatattgcaataatgtgcaaGTTTTTTAATCGATCTTACAAAACTTGGCTTGAACTTTACCAAAATCTGTTTGTATACAAATATACATCCAATGTGAATATGCATTCTTGGAAAAGCCAACTAAGGTTACATTTTGGATAAACAcatccatttaaaaaaaaaaataacttagccgagtccgaagccTTAATCCGAAGTCAAATCTTTTGCTTTCTAGGAAAGCAACCTAATAAAAGCACTAAAAAGATTTTAGTGTTTTTATTAGGTTTTCTGTCACGCTAAATAACCTCGTTTCATCTCCAACAATGCAGATTGCAACATCATATCAATATTGGTTTAGTGTCACCAGACAGTCTACTTTATCACGTTGATGGTCAAAGAACCTTTATTTCTTGCTAAAACAAAAACCAAGAGTAAATACATCTCAACTTctctaaaatgaaaatttttatatatttgttgGCACTACAATTATTCATCAAACTTAGTTCAGTAAATGGTGCAGCCATAATTTGTGAAGAAAAGAAGGCTTCCAAAACAAATGAAGAAACTGTGGATAAACTTAACCACAATACCTCAAGTCATCACTTGCAGCACAACTCGCACAAGCAACACTACAATGAAACCAATAAACTGAATAAATTCTTGCATAAAATACAGTGTTCTCTCGAGAAGGCCAAACCATGGATCGATGAATTGGAACAGGAAACAAAGCGTTTAGAGGAAGCGGCTAAAATTTTGGGTATTGGCATACTGAATAGTTTTGGagattttattaacaaattatcCGAGGATGGCCCAACATTAGGGCAAACTATAGGAATGAATGTAACAGCCTCAACGGAAGGGGTGACGACGGAAGAAATACCTGTAATATTATGTCCCGATGGTTTCGTAGCCGATTACAATGGCATTTGTGAAaggatttaaatttatttaattaaatttaaatcaatCTTCAAtgagtttaaaatttatttaataaaaaagacACACTTTAAGAGAgtagaataaaaattaaataaatgtatatgataaaatttaaacataGCTACAAATCTAAATTATTTAGAGGATCTCAAGTCTATATGATGAAAATTTACttaatgtgggggctatatcgaaaaGTGAAATTATATGAACATAACTCGGAGCGGATTAAAAGGCGgccagaatcacttcctgattcgatttagctatgtcggtctgtctgtctgcccacgttaatttgtttacaaactacaggtcgcaatttgcaTCCGATCAACTTCAAATATGGCATATACCTTTTTTggcatagagacgaagcctactgaaattgaaaaaaaaatcggttcagatttatttaTAGCTCCCTACATATCGTCCCCTAAACCCCAAAAAGATGTAAGTGCCTAACTCTAAACTTTAATGGAGAaggtttttattaaataaatcatAGCATATCTtagattaaaacaagtaagagcgtgctaagttcggccaggccgaatcttatataccctccgccatggatcgcatttgttgagttctttgcgcggtatctcggtaaggcaaataaagaataatggataataattgtaatgctattggagatatatcaagttatagtccgattcgtaccataagtgaattgagtGTTGAAGATCATAGCAGAAGTTATTGGGTTAAACTTCAGTCCATTCAGTTAAGTATTGAGCCTTATAGAAGCAAGATCGGAAGAAGcagaatcggaagatcggtttagctgtatgaggctatagatcgattaagatctattaattatttaattaatttcagcaaaatcggataagaattgcgccctctagaggcttaagaagtcaagttcccagatcagtttatatgtcacctatatcaggttatggaccgatttaaaccataacaggcacagctgttggagatcataacaaaacactttgcgcaaaatttatcggtttctatggcagatatatcaggttatggaccgatttgaaccatacttagcacagatagtgataccaaaacaccacatgcaaaatgtcagccaaatcggagaagaatggcgccctctattggctcaagtaTAATTgcaaagatataatgtcataacgacgatctaCGTAAATATCTGCtcaaacagccaggcagcccTTTAAttcctggaaaacgtatttctgaaaaaACCACCCACGACTGTCGCACATCTcccaatgagatggctgaacagttcaaaattcaccacgCATGCACTACACTAttacttgccgcaacgattttacataagtgagctcgtagtcctatgtgccccattatgataccaatagctatactgacatacttcttacttcctttcaataatagccccgtcttctcaccatttggatctccccataggattttcgccgtcctaccgaccgtttcgctgttccacagggttgcatacgcattcgtcgcgcaagcccttaactcggactgcgtcgatccgtaAGGCTTCGtggtaaccaagtttattgacggcaatcctctgcagaaccgtattatggtcaggcagactaaaactgatctcagtccttgggttctcaaagtAGACCCACAGggctactctgtcctctaggtttgatccattcgtgtaatgCTATGTCTATACTGACTTGTTATACTTCACTGATTTTGGGAAACATCTCAACCGTTCACACCATTTTTTCAcacttaaattaaaattttttggtagCTTATTATAAAGATTTGGTTTCTTTtgcaatgtttgcaaaattttggtttatttaacaatttttttaggTAGAAATTAATTATTCAGAGCGGTGATTATTTAGTACAATTTAGGCTTCGAATGACTTGTTTTTGTGGCAAACCAGTAGTTTTGGCCTTACGAactataaaggaaaaacgactcgttttcaaAGCATTATAAAaggaaaacgagtcgtttgctcaacacagctttggtctgaacatGGTAAAACATGAActtccaggtggcaatactagggttccgtcaatccaagactgtgccgctggcaacagtgtctcgcactagacctcaagtgtcgttttaggtattcgatcggaaacctcttccattccatccaggtttcttatcgtcgcctcggttataccgcgatggtatgacctgctcttaTCCTCTGTCTTTTCTTCCATCGCCTTTAATCTGGTCGGATATTTATAATGGTGTCCAttgccctagtgggagtggtcctcatcgctccgcctatgccaagacaacatactCTCTTTACCTGTTGTATAATCCtaacattgcactttttctccatagctgtcCGCCAAACTACTGAGATGTAGGTGAGTGTTGGTCTTATCACGATCATGTAGAGCCAtgggactatcctcgaatttaggctccatttcgagcctacggtccgtctacatagcgCCCAAAATCTATGAGctttctcagtatgctcctagtttcgacacttccaattcaggtctgtccaagatcacacctaagta includes:
- the LOC106094407 gene encoding uncharacterized protein LOC106094407, producing the protein MKIFIYLLALQLFIKLSSVNGAAIICEEKKASKTNEETVDKLNHNTSSHHLQHNSHKQHYNETNKLNKFLHKIQCSLEKAKPWIDELEQETKRLEEAAKILGIGILNSFGDFINKLSEDGPTLGQTIGMNVTASTEGVTTEEIPVILCPDGFVADYNGICERI